In Bacillota bacterium, the following proteins share a genomic window:
- a CDS encoding DUF2293 domain-containing protein, with amino-acid sequence METEGRVPAGGPGLEVANLKVYPARPEEIPNGDEGWDVWWAPGLGLVRTPPGWVFLPRGEHFVTRKLKEWGRYWVVLRRRPRYTETLGLLAPEEAVVDALRLAEETEEVRGRRRAASARARERAEERYRRQLEQAILAYLDFAPEHSALAEEVARAAAARAAAVGTGRVGRTRQLALEEKAALAARAYIRHRYTRYEVRAVGINWLPSQQPGTIPSPSGEKLNRKFPGETPGPQRCYADDGPDRPRRCAG; translated from the coding sequence ATGGAGACCGAAGGGAGAGTGCCGGCAGGCGGGCCGGGTCTGGAGGTGGCGAACCTCAAGGTGTACCCGGCACGGCCTGAGGAGATACCCAATGGAGACGAGGGTTGGGATGTGTGGTGGGCGCCCGGTCTCGGGCTGGTCAGGACGCCTCCGGGATGGGTTTTCCTGCCGCGCGGGGAGCACTTCGTCACGCGCAAGCTTAAGGAATGGGGACGCTACTGGGTGGTGTTGCGGCGCCGCCCCAGGTACACGGAGACCCTGGGTTTGCTCGCTCCCGAGGAGGCGGTTGTCGACGCCCTGAGGCTGGCGGAGGAGACGGAGGAGGTTCGCGGGCGGCGCCGTGCCGCCTCGGCGAGGGCGAGGGAGAGGGCGGAGGAGCGGTACCGGCGGCAGCTTGAGCAGGCGATCCTGGCTTATCTGGACTTTGCCCCCGAGCATTCCGCCCTGGCAGAGGAGGTCGCCCGGGCTGCTGCTGCGCGGGCAGCGGCGGTGGGGACTGGCCGGGTGGGGCGGACGAGGCAGCTGGCGCTGGAGGAGAAGGCGGCCCTGGCTGCCAGGGCATACATCCGGCACCGGTACACGCGGTACGAGGTGCGAGCCGTTGGAATAAACTGGTTGCCTAGTCAGCAGCCAGGAACAATTCCCTCTCCATCAGGAGAGAAGCTGAATCGGAAATTCCCGGG